One Candidatus Dormiibacterota bacterium genomic window carries:
- a CDS encoding ATP-binding protein, whose product MERFVYPFSAIVGQDKMKLALVLNAIHPAIGGVLIRGEKGTGKSTAVRALARLLPELNVVADCLYRCDPDATESLCSDCQDRLARGEVLPRARRRMRVVELPINASEDRVVGAIDIEAAIKSGERRFEPGVLAEANRNILYVDEVNLLDDHLVDVLLDAAAMGVNVVEREGISIWHPARFILVGTMNPEEGDLRPQLLDRFGLTVDVEGIKDIGQRVQIVERREEWESHPAEFSQRFAEQDADIGTRIAEAIVRFPHVAMPPGILRALAELNVSLQVDGHRADLVGRKASQALAAYRGVPEVGVPEVNEVAEMVLAHRVKAGGRRELGSIAQNLPSASRASRS is encoded by the coding sequence ATGGAACGATTCGTTTACCCTTTCAGCGCGATCGTCGGGCAGGACAAGATGAAGCTCGCGCTTGTCCTGAATGCGATCCATCCTGCGATCGGCGGCGTGTTGATCCGGGGCGAGAAAGGCACGGGCAAGTCAACGGCCGTGCGGGCGCTCGCCCGCTTGCTCCCCGAACTCAACGTCGTGGCGGACTGCCTCTACCGCTGCGACCCGGACGCGACCGAGTCACTCTGCTCGGATTGCCAGGATCGGTTGGCCCGCGGCGAGGTGTTGCCGCGCGCCCGACGCCGCATGCGCGTCGTCGAGCTTCCGATCAATGCCTCGGAGGACCGGGTGGTTGGGGCGATCGATATCGAGGCGGCGATCAAGAGCGGCGAGCGCCGCTTCGAGCCGGGCGTCCTGGCCGAGGCGAACCGCAACATTCTGTATGTCGATGAAGTGAACCTGCTCGACGACCATCTGGTCGATGTGCTGCTCGATGCCGCGGCCATGGGTGTGAACGTGGTGGAGCGCGAAGGGATTTCGATCTGGCATCCGGCGCGCTTCATCCTGGTCGGCACGATGAACCCCGAAGAAGGCGACCTTCGCCCGCAGTTGCTCGACCGATTCGGCCTGACGGTCGATGTCGAAGGCATCAAGGACATCGGGCAACGGGTTCAGATCGTCGAGCGTCGGGAGGAATGGGAATCACACCCGGCCGAATTCAGCCAGCGCTTCGCCGAGCAGGATGCCGACATCGGGACGCGGATCGCCGAGGCGATCGTCCGCTTTCCACATGTCGCCATGCCGCCTGGGATCCTTCGCGCGCTCGCCGAGCTCAACGTCAGCCTGCAGGTGGACGGGCATCGTGCCGATCTGGTGGGGCGCAAGGCGTCCCAGGCGCTGGCCGCCTACCGCGGGGTCCCCGAAGTCGGTGTCCCGGAGGTCAACGAGGTGGCGGAGATGGTCCTGGCGCACCGGGTGAAAGCCGGTGGCCGCCGGGAGCTCGGTAGCATCGCCCAGAACCTTCCCAGCGCCTCCAGGGCCTCCCGCAGCTAG
- the lepA gene encoding translation elongation factor 4 encodes MSTPTHLTRAISVIAHVDHGKTTLSDRLLEYTGTVAPRDMVEQVLDQLDLERERGITIKAQAVRMLYKADDGNTYQINLIDTPGHVDFSYEVSRALAACDGAILVVDASQGIEAQTLANVHQALDHNLKIIPVVNKIDLPQGNPELVREEIQKVIGLPAESVIFASARQGIGTKEILEAVVREVPPPTGDSNAPLQALIFDAKFDAYRGVVTYIRVLEGTLRPGMRIQMMQTGKSFEVDEVGIFRPEREPVDDLSAGEVGYLIANIRNVRDSRVGDTVTDEARPAAAPLPGYRHVTPMVFAGLFPTDTEQYEQLKEALEKLQLNDAALVYEPESSAALGFGFRCGFLGLLHMEIVQERLEREFNLTLLGTAPTVEYRVRLRSGEEIPVDNPDHLPDPGQIEAISEPMVLATIVVPSTYVGNMMELSQERRGQFLNMQYEPGDRVVITYRMPLAEIIHDYYDQLKSRSKGYASLNYELVGFEEANLVKLDVLVAGSPVDALSMIVDRSKAQAQGRRLAEKLKTLIPRQLFEVPIQAAIGGKIVARETVPAMRKDVTAKCYGGDVTRKRKLLEKQKEGKKRLKRVGNVEIPQEAFMAVLSLD; translated from the coding sequence GTGTCCACTCCGACCCACCTGACCCGCGCGATCTCCGTGATCGCGCACGTCGATCACGGCAAGACGACGCTGTCCGACCGCCTACTCGAGTACACGGGGACCGTCGCGCCCCGCGACATGGTCGAGCAGGTCCTCGATCAGTTGGATCTAGAGCGCGAGCGCGGGATCACGATCAAGGCGCAGGCGGTCCGCATGCTCTACAAGGCTGACGACGGCAACACCTACCAGATCAACCTGATCGATACGCCAGGCCACGTCGACTTCTCGTACGAGGTCTCGCGCGCTCTGGCCGCCTGCGATGGCGCGATCCTGGTGGTCGATGCCTCGCAAGGGATCGAGGCGCAGACGCTGGCGAACGTGCACCAGGCCCTCGACCACAACCTGAAGATCATCCCGGTGGTCAACAAGATCGACCTTCCGCAGGGGAACCCGGAGCTGGTCCGCGAAGAGATCCAGAAGGTGATCGGGCTGCCGGCCGAATCGGTCATCTTCGCCAGCGCGCGCCAGGGGATCGGAACCAAGGAAATCCTCGAGGCGGTCGTGCGTGAGGTCCCACCGCCGACCGGCGACTCGAACGCGCCGCTGCAGGCCCTGATTTTCGACGCGAAGTTCGACGCCTACCGAGGGGTCGTCACCTACATCCGTGTCCTGGAGGGGACGCTGCGCCCTGGCATGCGCATTCAGATGATGCAGACCGGGAAATCCTTCGAGGTCGACGAGGTCGGCATCTTCCGCCCCGAACGCGAGCCGGTCGACGATCTGTCTGCCGGCGAAGTCGGCTACCTGATCGCGAACATCCGGAATGTCCGCGACTCACGGGTGGGTGACACGGTCACCGATGAGGCCCGGCCGGCGGCGGCGCCGCTTCCGGGTTACCGACATGTCACGCCGATGGTCTTCGCCGGTCTCTTCCCCACAGATACGGAACAGTACGAGCAGCTCAAGGAGGCGCTCGAGAAGCTCCAGCTCAACGACGCCGCGCTGGTCTACGAGCCAGAGTCATCGGCGGCACTCGGCTTTGGTTTCCGCTGTGGCTTTCTCGGGCTGCTGCACATGGAGATCGTGCAGGAGCGTCTCGAGCGTGAGTTCAACCTCACGCTACTCGGCACCGCCCCCACCGTCGAGTACCGAGTGAGGCTTCGCAGCGGCGAAGAAATCCCGGTCGACAATCCGGATCATCTGCCCGATCCTGGCCAGATCGAGGCGATCAGCGAGCCGATGGTGCTGGCGACCATCGTCGTGCCGAGCACCTACGTCGGCAACATGATGGAGCTCAGCCAGGAGCGGCGCGGCCAGTTCCTCAACATGCAGTACGAGCCAGGGGACCGGGTGGTCATCACCTACCGGATGCCGCTGGCGGAGATCATCCACGACTACTACGACCAGCTGAAGTCGCGCAGCAAGGGGTACGCCTCGCTCAACTACGAGCTGGTCGGCTTCGAGGAGGCGAATCTCGTCAAGCTCGACGTGCTCGTCGCCGGCTCGCCGGTCGATGCGCTTTCGATGATCGTCGACCGCAGCAAGGCGCAGGCGCAGGGGCGCCGCCTGGCGGAGAAGCTCAAGACCCTGATTCCACGCCAACTGTTCGAAGTCCCGATCCAGGCCGCGATTGGCGGCAAAATTGTCGCGCGCGAGACCGTGCCGGCGATGCGTAAAGACGTCACGGCCAAGTGCTACGGCGGCGACGTCACCCGCAAGCGCAAGCTGCTCGAGAAGCAGAAGGAAGGGAAGAAGCGACTGAAGCGCGTGGGCAACGTCGAGATCCCGCAGGAGGCCTTCATGGCCGTACTGAGCCTGGACTGA
- the hemW gene encoding radical SAM family heme chaperone HemW, whose product MERIHSLYLHVPFCTWVCKYCDFNAYAVLEGLIPPYVDALSREIEVAGGEHPIGPLETVFIGGGTPSLLTSAQLRQLMDRIQAIGLAPGAEVTLEANPSNVTADHVEGWLTAGVNRLSLGVQSLQPDALRFLERLHSGLDAIAAIGTARAGGFANVSADLLFGVPGVNLVAWLDTLESVLAEGIQHLSAYELTVESGTRLGQEVRTGLVQMPGADDQLEQYWAAASRLEAAGYAHYEISNWARAGFACRHNLAAWNYQPYLGCGAGAHSMFRLDDGSTERRWNLKGPHAYIKQASGGGHALHGNETLSPERARGEAAMIGVRLLEGTGSAHDFPEQRRELVSAGLIVDDAGQVRLTHRGVELANQVGAAFLS is encoded by the coding sequence ATGGAACGCATCCACAGCCTCTACCTGCACGTGCCCTTCTGCACCTGGGTCTGCAAGTACTGCGACTTCAATGCCTACGCGGTCCTCGAGGGCCTCATTCCTCCATATGTCGACGCGCTCAGCCGGGAAATCGAGGTGGCCGGTGGCGAGCATCCCATCGGTCCGCTCGAGACGGTGTTCATCGGTGGCGGCACGCCGAGCTTGCTGACGAGTGCCCAGCTGCGACAGCTGATGGACCGTATTCAGGCGATCGGCCTTGCGCCCGGGGCGGAGGTGACGCTCGAAGCCAACCCGAGCAATGTCACCGCCGACCACGTCGAGGGCTGGCTCACGGCCGGTGTCAATCGGCTCAGCCTCGGCGTGCAGAGTCTGCAGCCGGACGCGCTGCGCTTCCTGGAACGGCTTCATTCAGGGCTGGACGCGATCGCGGCGATCGGCACGGCGCGCGCCGGTGGGTTCGCGAATGTCAGTGCGGATCTGCTCTTCGGGGTTCCCGGCGTGAACCTCGTCGCATGGCTTGACACGCTGGAGTCGGTGCTCGCCGAAGGCATCCAGCATCTCTCGGCGTATGAGCTGACGGTTGAGTCGGGAACACGGCTCGGCCAGGAGGTGAGGACCGGTCTCGTCCAAATGCCCGGTGCGGATGATCAGCTCGAACAGTACTGGGCTGCGGCGTCACGGCTGGAGGCCGCTGGCTACGCGCATTACGAGATCTCGAACTGGGCACGAGCTGGATTTGCGTGCCGCCACAACCTGGCTGCCTGGAACTATCAGCCCTACCTCGGCTGCGGTGCCGGGGCGCATTCGATGTTCCGGCTGGATGACGGAAGCACCGAGCGGCGATGGAACCTGAAAGGGCCGCACGCGTACATCAAGCAGGCGTCAGGCGGCGGCCATGCGCTCCATGGCAACGAGACGTTGTCACCGGAGCGCGCGCGCGGCGAGGCCGCCATGATCGGGGTGCGACTCCTGGAGGGAACCGGTTCGGCCCATGATTTCCCCGAACAACGACGCGAGCTCGTTTCGGCCGGCCTGATTGTCGACGATGCTGGCCAGGTTCGCCTGACCCATCGTGGTGTCGAGTTGGCCAATCAGGTCGGGGCGGCGTTTCTGTCCTGA
- a CDS encoding MFS transporter translates to MASKPKPRESGGRRGALRHRDFRLFWAARAISVAGDRISLLALPTVAILLLGASSAEVGLLNAIGTLAWPALALFAGVWVDRIRRRRILVVTDLGRAVLVGSIPVAFALGHLTFPQLLVVAGLVGGMTVFFDLAATAHVPSLVPRADWADANAKLEVAQQAVATGAPGLAGLLITLLSAPFAIALDSVSFLASGLLISATHPGAPQLPVERRRSLAAEAAEGVRFLLRDPALVRITIGAAVSNVGLMMGLALQLIFLYRVMHLSAAVVGACFAIGSLASLVGAVYNRRIMNRLGIYRTLVLSTFSEGTAYILIPAGTVLPVIPLLLGTLILSGFFNTTWNVSVTTFRQTRIAPQLMGRVGAAGRVIGYGALPVGSLLGGLLGQALSARLGERTGLAIALVIAAIVAGSSALALLGTCSFEPQDRNAAPT, encoded by the coding sequence ATGGCGAGTAAGCCGAAGCCCCGGGAATCGGGCGGGCGGCGGGGCGCCTTGCGGCACCGCGACTTTCGTCTCTTCTGGGCGGCACGGGCCATCAGCGTCGCGGGCGACCGCATATCGTTACTCGCCCTTCCCACCGTCGCGATCCTGCTCCTCGGTGCGTCATCCGCAGAGGTCGGTCTCCTCAACGCGATCGGGACGCTCGCCTGGCCCGCTCTCGCATTGTTTGCGGGGGTCTGGGTGGATCGGATTCGGCGGCGTCGTATCCTGGTGGTCACGGACCTCGGCCGGGCGGTCCTGGTCGGCTCCATCCCGGTGGCCTTCGCACTGGGTCACCTTACCTTCCCCCAGTTGCTCGTGGTCGCCGGCCTGGTAGGCGGTATGACCGTCTTCTTCGACCTCGCAGCCACCGCCCACGTCCCTTCGCTGGTGCCTCGCGCGGACTGGGCGGACGCGAACGCGAAGCTCGAGGTGGCGCAGCAGGCCGTCGCGACTGGAGCGCCAGGCCTGGCGGGACTGCTCATCACACTGCTGTCGGCGCCATTCGCGATCGCCCTCGATTCGGTTTCCTTCCTCGCCTCCGGTCTGCTGATCAGCGCAACCCATCCCGGCGCGCCCCAACTGCCTGTTGAGCGGCGGCGCAGCCTGGCCGCGGAAGCGGCGGAGGGCGTCCGATTTCTTCTGCGAGATCCGGCCCTGGTCCGGATCACGATCGGCGCGGCCGTCTCGAATGTGGGCCTCATGATGGGTCTCGCGCTGCAGCTCATCTTCTTGTACCGGGTGATGCACCTCTCCGCGGCCGTCGTCGGCGCCTGCTTTGCGATCGGCAGCCTTGCCAGCCTGGTGGGCGCGGTCTACAACCGTCGAATCATGAATCGACTTGGCATCTACCGCACCCTCGTGCTGTCGACGTTCAGCGAGGGCACCGCCTACATCCTCATCCCCGCCGGAACCGTCTTGCCGGTGATCCCTCTCTTGCTTGGCACGCTGATCCTCAGCGGTTTTTTCAACACCACGTGGAACGTCAGCGTCACCACCTTCCGGCAGACCCGGATCGCCCCTCAATTGATGGGACGCGTCGGTGCGGCCGGGCGCGTGATTGGTTACGGGGCGCTACCCGTTGGTTCGCTCCTCGGAGGTCTCCTGGGACAGGCCCTTTCGGCACGGCTCGGCGAGCGAACCGGTTTGGCGATCGCACTGGTGATCGCGGCCATAGTTGCGGGAAGCTCAGCTCTGGCCCTGCTGGGCACCTGTAGCTTCGAGCCTCAGGACAGAAACGCCGCCCCGACCTGA
- a CDS encoding metalloregulator ArsR/SmtB family transcription factor — MANPRLRQTVSAPPPFAAALESGTGYEALLGLSMFTGDEPQESYEVGKAWFARARAAASPELRTALKKLMGTDGPRWFLLLGMVHEAGGAHDVERLLMHLRATRPLEVLIALIGGRLPALRTTEGQTLVKAALAGQARASVALAARDHGSDAKTIRALLGMGALEVKRLAIEVVTRWYREVFKPMGDNADALAADVTAKTRVARRMSPNQLVDFATGGITYEGEAGIDHVLLVPSIVTRPWITISDWDSTKVICYRAAGAGAAAAGEPDRDLVLMYRALGDETRLRLLRELAAGDRRLAELVQALGLSKSTLHGHLAVLRTAGLIRLSIGAEKRYGLRPGLPDLNRLLGDYIGRTNSG; from the coding sequence ATGGCCAATCCACGCTTGCGGCAGACGGTCAGCGCGCCGCCTCCTTTCGCGGCCGCTCTCGAATCGGGGACGGGCTACGAGGCGCTCCTGGGCCTCTCCATGTTTACCGGCGATGAGCCGCAGGAGTCGTATGAGGTCGGCAAGGCATGGTTCGCGCGGGCACGGGCGGCGGCGTCGCCCGAACTACGGACCGCGCTGAAAAAGCTCATGGGCACCGACGGACCACGATGGTTTCTTCTCCTGGGGATGGTCCACGAGGCGGGCGGTGCCCATGACGTCGAGCGCCTGCTGATGCATCTCCGCGCCACACGCCCGCTCGAAGTCCTGATCGCCCTGATCGGTGGCCGCCTACCGGCGCTGCGGACGACCGAGGGACAGACGCTGGTCAAGGCGGCGCTCGCGGGTCAGGCCAGGGCCAGTGTCGCATTGGCCGCTCGCGACCACGGGAGTGACGCGAAGACCATCAGGGCCCTCCTCGGGATGGGCGCCTTGGAGGTCAAGCGGCTGGCCATCGAGGTGGTCACCAGATGGTACCGGGAGGTTTTCAAACCGATGGGTGACAACGCCGACGCGCTCGCCGCCGACGTCACCGCCAAGACCAGGGTCGCACGCCGGATGTCCCCGAATCAGCTGGTGGATTTTGCGACGGGCGGGATCACGTACGAAGGCGAAGCCGGCATCGACCATGTACTCCTGGTTCCATCGATCGTGACCCGCCCGTGGATCACGATCTCGGATTGGGACAGCACCAAAGTGATTTGCTATCGCGCTGCGGGCGCGGGCGCCGCGGCCGCCGGAGAGCCCGACCGAGATCTGGTCCTCATGTACCGGGCGCTGGGCGATGAGACCCGGCTGCGACTCCTGCGCGAGCTGGCGGCCGGGGACCGGCGCCTGGCCGAGCTCGTTCAGGCTCTTGGCCTATCCAAATCCACGCTTCACGGCCACCTTGCGGTGCTGCGAACGGCCGGGCTGATTCGTCTCAGCATCGGCGCGGAAAAGCGGTATGGCCTGCGACCGGGGCTCCCGGACCTCAACCGCCTGCTCGGCGACTACATCGGACGGACCAACTCGGGTTAG
- a CDS encoding DsbA family protein, whose protein sequence is MDSVGVARLEREYDVEVEWVPFELHPEIPPEGRPRNEVLPAAYMARAQEGVNRMAAAVGLHLSLHERLINSRPTLQAAEFAREQGRFAAMHHELLKAYWDDGRDVSDMAVLKDVAARAGVDFAGMEAAVQENRFGDYLDARRAEAEQLGINGIPAHVIAGRYLIMGAQPYELFERVMAKVEVPRRDTGKARS, encoded by the coding sequence ATCGACTCGGTCGGAGTCGCACGGCTGGAGCGGGAATACGACGTCGAGGTCGAGTGGGTGCCCTTCGAGCTGCACCCCGAGATCCCGCCGGAGGGGCGTCCGCGCAACGAGGTCCTGCCCGCGGCTTACATGGCGAGGGCCCAGGAGGGGGTGAATCGAATGGCCGCCGCGGTGGGCCTGCACCTCAGCTTGCACGAGCGACTGATCAACTCCCGTCCCACCCTGCAGGCCGCCGAATTCGCGCGGGAGCAGGGCCGGTTTGCCGCTATGCACCACGAGTTGCTCAAGGCGTACTGGGATGATGGTCGAGACGTCTCCGACATGGCTGTTCTGAAGGACGTCGCGGCGCGCGCCGGCGTCGATTTCGCGGGGATGGAGGCCGCCGTCCAAGAGAATCGATTCGGCGACTACCTCGACGCGCGACGCGCCGAGGCAGAGCAGCTCGGGATCAACGGCATCCCGGCCCATGTCATCGCCGGCCGCTATCTCATCATGGGCGCGCAGCCCTACGAGCTATTCGAGCGAGTGATGGCGAAGGTCGAAGTCCCGCGGCGCGATACAGGCAAAGCTCGCTCCTAA
- the hrcA gene encoding heat-inducible transcriptional repressor HrcA — protein MLEPTPLDERKQQILKAVVSDYTVTGMPVGSQVLAAKYFIALSSATIRNELADLVGTGYLQQPHTSAGRIPTDRGYRYFVDFLMEPEAASATVRRTVKQEFESAPRSVDGILEKAAMVLSLVTENVSLVTAPEVSESRIKHIDLVSLEPQSVLIILVLEGNLIKQQVVHLERVTSQEDLSRMAAMLNLKVKGQTADELSGRLDLLGADKAEQRRIIERLIESITTHQAQRQTVVLHDGVRNLLRHPEFVEVGRLEELMELLEQGAQLASILQQVAFEKDVEIVIGRENTSSGLRECSLVLTTYKMTDRIRGTIGVIGPTRMHYGQVVARVRLVSHATSDVLAHLGN, from the coding sequence ATGCTGGAGCCTACCCCGCTCGACGAGCGCAAGCAGCAGATCCTGAAGGCCGTCGTTTCCGACTACACCGTGACGGGGATGCCGGTCGGCTCTCAGGTACTGGCCGCCAAGTACTTCATCGCGCTCTCGTCGGCGACCATCCGCAACGAGCTGGCCGACCTGGTCGGCACCGGGTACCTCCAGCAGCCGCACACGTCGGCCGGCCGGATCCCGACCGATCGCGGCTACCGCTATTTCGTCGACTTCTTGATGGAGCCGGAGGCCGCCTCGGCGACGGTCCGGCGGACGGTGAAGCAGGAGTTCGAAAGCGCACCGCGCAGTGTCGACGGGATCCTGGAAAAGGCGGCGATGGTGCTGTCCCTGGTTACCGAGAACGTGTCTCTGGTCACAGCTCCCGAGGTTAGCGAATCCCGGATCAAGCACATCGACCTGGTCTCGCTCGAACCCCAGTCGGTCCTGATCATCCTCGTGCTGGAGGGCAACCTCATCAAGCAGCAGGTGGTGCATCTCGAACGTGTCACCTCCCAGGAGGACCTGAGCCGGATGGCCGCCATGCTGAACCTCAAGGTCAAGGGCCAGACTGCCGACGAGCTCTCGGGGCGCTTGGACCTGCTCGGCGCCGACAAGGCTGAGCAGCGCCGCATCATCGAGCGGCTGATCGAGTCGATCACGACCCACCAGGCGCAGCGACAGACGGTGGTGCTGCACGACGGCGTGCGCAATCTCCTTCGTCACCCGGAGTTCGTCGAGGTCGGCCGGTTGGAAGAGCTCATGGAATTGCTCGAGCAGGGCGCCCAATTGGCGAGCATTCTGCAGCAGGTCGCGTTCGAGAAGGACGTCGAGATCGTTATCGGGCGCGAGAACACCAGCAGCGGCCTGCGCGAGTGCAGCCTGGTGCTGACCACGTACAAGATGACCGATCGGATCCGTGGCACGATCGGGGTGATCGGGCCGACCCGCATGCATTACGGTCAGGTTGTGGCCCGGGTGCGGCTGGTGAGTCACGCTACTTCCGACGTGCTCGCCCACCTCGGCAACTGA
- the grpE gene encoding nucleotide exchange factor GrpE has protein sequence MGKKQDMPPQHRSPDQPEPGGQNSHPGVVDSRASSAVDAEQAVPQSVDPELQAARDEAQANFARYQRLAADFENYKRRTRVELADRTQYANEELLRKLLPILDNLRRALDHAPEGSDRNWFDGLRMVVRQFEDTLQAQGVSPIPAVGEKFDPSKHEAIAREETDEHEEGTIVEEMQPGYRLHERVLRPTLVKVAHPRALKS, from the coding sequence ATGGGTAAAAAGCAAGACATGCCACCTCAGCACCGATCACCCGACCAGCCGGAGCCAGGCGGGCAGAATAGCCACCCTGGCGTCGTCGACTCCAGGGCCAGCTCAGCGGTCGATGCCGAGCAGGCGGTCCCGCAGTCCGTTGATCCCGAGCTCCAGGCGGCGCGCGACGAGGCGCAGGCGAACTTCGCCCGCTATCAGCGGCTCGCCGCCGACTTCGAGAACTACAAGCGCCGCACCCGGGTGGAGCTGGCCGACCGCACGCAGTATGCCAACGAGGAACTGCTGCGCAAGCTGCTGCCCATCCTCGACAATCTCCGTCGCGCGTTGGACCATGCGCCCGAAGGAAGCGACCGCAACTGGTTCGACGGCCTCCGCATGGTCGTGCGCCAGTTCGAGGACACCTTGCAGGCGCAGGGCGTTTCGCCCATACCGGCCGTCGGCGAAAAGTTCGATCCGTCGAAGCACGAGGCGATTGCCCGCGAGGAGACCGACGAGCACGAAGAAGGCACGATCGTCGAGGAAATGCAGCCCGGTTACCGGCTCCACGAGCGGGTCCTCCGGCCGACGCTGGTCAAGGTTGCTCACCCTCGCGCGTTAAAGTCCTAG
- the dnaJ gene encoding molecular chaperone DnaJ, which translates to MAIKRDYYEVLGVSRTASAEELKRAYRKLALQFHPDRNPNDPQSEARFKEVNEAYEVLSDQAKRQRYDSFGHAGTQGMPGFDFGGAGFGGINDIFDMFFGAAAGGRARSGPRRGDDLRLDLRLTFEEAVFGVERELTIPRAEPCEACNGSGAEAGTSPQTCPQCRGAGQVRRATQSIFGQIVNVAACPRCNGEGKVIEKPCRACGGSGHRPGEKKVRVNIPAGVDSGSQIRLTGEGQVGPRGGGPGDLYIVIQVKPHAVLKRNGTDVVYELPLSVAQAALGDTVEIPTVDGPERIEIPPGTQYGKTIRIHGRGVPHVRTGRRGDQLVFVRVVIPTNLTEEQKQALRQLGGVSGKPQHIEKGFFDKFKHVIGLE; encoded by the coding sequence ATGGCGATCAAGCGGGATTACTACGAGGTCCTCGGCGTTTCTCGGACTGCCAGCGCCGAAGAGCTGAAGCGCGCCTATCGGAAGCTGGCGCTCCAGTTCCACCCCGACCGCAATCCCAACGACCCGCAGTCCGAAGCCCGCTTCAAGGAGGTCAACGAGGCCTACGAGGTCCTCAGCGACCAGGCCAAGCGTCAGCGCTATGACAGCTTCGGCCACGCCGGCACCCAGGGCATGCCGGGCTTCGATTTCGGGGGTGCCGGCTTCGGCGGCATCAACGATATCTTCGACATGTTCTTTGGCGCTGCGGCCGGCGGACGTGCGCGCAGTGGACCGCGCCGTGGCGATGATCTTCGTCTCGACCTGCGGCTGACCTTCGAGGAGGCGGTCTTCGGCGTCGAGCGCGAGCTGACCATTCCGCGGGCCGAGCCGTGCGAGGCCTGCAACGGAAGTGGCGCCGAGGCGGGCACCTCGCCACAGACCTGCCCGCAATGCCGCGGCGCCGGCCAGGTACGGCGCGCTACCCAGTCGATCTTCGGGCAGATCGTCAACGTCGCCGCCTGCCCCCGCTGCAACGGCGAGGGCAAGGTGATCGAGAAGCCCTGCCGGGCCTGCGGAGGCAGCGGACACCGGCCCGGGGAAAAGAAGGTTCGCGTGAACATTCCAGCGGGCGTCGACAGCGGCTCGCAGATCCGGCTGACCGGTGAAGGCCAGGTTGGCCCGCGCGGTGGCGGCCCGGGTGACCTGTACATCGTCATCCAGGTCAAACCCCATGCGGTGTTGAAGCGGAACGGCACCGATGTCGTCTACGAGCTGCCCTTGAGCGTGGCGCAGGCCGCGCTGGGCGACACGGTCGAAATCCCGACCGTAGACGGGCCGGAGCGCATCGAGATTCCGCCCGGCACGCAGTACGGGAAGACGATCCGAATCCATGGCCGCGGCGTCCCACACGTGCGCACGGGACGTCGCGGTGATCAGTTGGTCTTTGTGCGGGTGGTCATTCCCACCAACTTGACCGAGGAACAGAAGCAGGCACTACGCCAGCTGGGCGGTGTCAGCGGCAAGCCGCAACACATCGAGAAGGGCTTTTTCGACAAGTTCAAGCACGTCATCGGTCTCGAGTAG
- a CDS encoding 2Fe-2S iron-sulfur cluster-binding protein, with product MARTFHVTFVRSGTTVDVAENEGILGAGLRAGLPLAYDCRKGRCKTCMVKVDGIIDQTEAWLISNEELAEGYALICVAKPRSDLRIHA from the coding sequence ATGGCGCGCACCTTCCACGTCACCTTCGTGAGAAGCGGGACGACGGTCGACGTGGCCGAGAACGAAGGCATTCTTGGAGCCGGGCTGCGGGCCGGTCTCCCGCTCGCCTACGACTGCCGGAAAGGCCGCTGCAAGACCTGCATGGTCAAGGTCGATGGCATCATCGACCAGACCGAGGCGTGGTTGATCAGCAACGAGGAGCTTGCCGAGGGCTACGCGCTCATCTGTGTCGCTAAGCCTCGAAGCGACCTTCGCATCCACGCCTGA